TTTCTGTTTTCCCGCTCCCTGTCACACCATGTAATAAAAACGTTCGCTGCCGGTAGCTGTTAACCGTTTCCAGAATCGGCTCAATCGCCTGCTTTTGATCATCCGTCAGCTGAAAATGACCGGTGCGTTCAAATTCCCGATGCTCAAACGGATCACGATAGGCTTCCACATGTTCCTCCAGAAGGTAACCCTTATCAACCAGCGCTTTTAACGTCGCGGCTGTTGCGCCTGAAGATTCCTGAAGCGCTGCAGAGGTCATCGTGCCACCTTCAGCATGCAGCGATTCAATCACTTTTCTCTGCCGCTCAGCATTTTTGGATAAAGCTGCAATGATGGCTTCACTGTCTTGTGCCAGCTTAAAAATACGTTCTTTTTTAATTGTACCTTTTCTTTTGACAAGGTATTTCAGCTCTGATCTCCCGTCACTGACAAGCTTTTGCAGATCTTTTAATAATCCATTTGTTAAAGCCGTTTTCCACGACAAAGGGTTTTCCCTTTGGAAGTGTGACTGCAATGCCGCCGGAAGACTGTTCAAGTCCGTCAACGGGACAAATACCTTATCATATTTTGCCTTCATGGCAGCCGGCAGCATAACCTGAAGTGCGGAAATTCTGTAGCACATCGTCTCTTTTGTCATCCAGTCAGAAAGAGAAAGCAGTTCATCGTTTAATACCGGAACAATGTCAACTGCTTCTTCGATCTTTTTTAACTGATCGAACGATGAGCTCTCCTTCACATCCAGGACAAATCCCTGAATTTTCCTCGGACCAAATGGCACAACGACGCGCATTCCTTTCTGAACAACAGATTCCAGATGTTCAGGAATCAAATAGTCAAACGTGCGGTCTGTCTGCTTTGCAGGTACATCAACGATGACAGACGCAATCATTCCTGATGTTCCTTTATCAATCTGGTGATTTCTGCAATCAATGCATCGGCAACATCGGACTTGGACTGGAGTGGCAATGGCTGCATCTCACCATTCCGATGAAAGATGGTTACGATATTTGTTTCCGTCCCAAAACCTGCCCCTTCCGCTGTAATATCATTTCCGACAATCAGATCAGCATTTTTTACTGTCAGCTTCTTTTTCGCATATTCCTCAAGGTTGTCCGTTTCTGCTGCAAAACCGATTAAAATCTGGTCTTTTTTCCGTTCACCGAGTGTTTTCAGGATGTCTTTCGTCCGCTCAAACTCAACCGTCAGCGTTCCATCCTGCTTTTTCATTTTCCTGTCGCTGGTGAAAACAGGACGGTAATCTGCTACAGCCGCACTCTTGATGACAATATCGCTGTCATCAAAACGGCTGACAACCTCTTCATACATTTCCTGTGCTGTGATGACATTCACAACGGTTACACCTGCGGGAGCTGTCAGGTTTACCGGACCGGATACGAGCGTAACATCCGCTCCCGCTTCGGCGGCTTTCGCTGCGATGGCATATCCCATTTTACCGGATGAGTGGTTGGTAAAAAACCGGACGGGATCAAGCTGTTCCCTCGTTGGTCCTGCCGTAATGACCACTTTTTTCCCCGCAAGCGGCCTGGATTGACTTTTAGAAAAATGGCTGATCACCAGGTCGGTGATTTTCTCAGGCTCCTCAAGTCTTCCTTTTCCAACGTATCCGCATGCTAAAAAGCCTTCTGACGGTTCAATAAAACGGACGCCCATCTCATGAAGTGTCTGGATATTCTTTTTCACTGCAGGATGATCATACATATGTACATTCATCGCAGGCGCAGCCCATACTTCAGCTGTAGTTGCAAGCAGCGTGGTCGTCACCATATCATCAGCAATTCCGTTTGCAAGCTTTCCGAGGACATTCGCTGTAGCCGGCGCAACGAGTACAAGGTCAGCCCAATCTGCCAGGTCGATATGGGCGATTTTAGAAGAGTCTTTTTCATCGAAGGTGTCATAAAACACATCATTGCGGGACATTGCCTGAAATGTCAGAGGCGTGACAAACTCCATGGCACTATCAGTCATGATCACTTTCACATTAAACCCCGCCTGACTTAACTTGCTTGTCAGCGCTACTGCTTTATATACTGCAATTCCACCTGTTACACAGAGAAGAATATTTTTCGAATTCAACGTGCCCATCTCCCTATTTTTTCTGATACACCCATTATGAAGGAAACGGTGAAAGATTTCACTTCATACGGACAACTTTCAACAGAAGAATACATGCTGTGACATCTCCTTAATGAAAAATGCCCAATCCAACAAAAAAACAACCGGAGTGGTTGTTTTTATTTTTCGTCCTCGTATTCAATTCCTTCCTGCGGCGTCTTCATGACAAGATGACCTGCAGCAATTTCCTCAAGTGCCTGACCGACAAACTTTACAGAATGATAAGAATCAAGCGTACCCTGATCTCCTTTTTCCTGCATGTTACGTGCGCGTTTTGCCGCCACACTTACTAATGAATACTTTGAATCAATGTTCTTTCTTAACGCATCAGATGATGGATACAACATATTATTCTACCTCCAGCATTTTTTTATAGCGGGCTTCTACCCGTTCTCTTTTCAGGTGCTCTGCCATTACAATCGCATTAATGCGCTCGCAGGCAAGCTCAACCTTGTCATTCTCAACAACGTAATCATAAAGATTCATCATTTCAAGCTCTCTTTTAGCAGCTGCCACCCGGTTTTGAATGACATCATCCGTTTCTGTCCCTCTCGTAACAAGACGATTTTGTAATTCTGAAAGACTTGGCGGAGCTAAAAAGATAAACAGCCCTTCCGGAAACTTATCCCGGATCTGCTTTGCACCTTCGACTTCAATTTCAAGAAATACATCTTTACCATTGTTGATCGTTTCACGCACATAATCAACCGGTGTACCGTAGTAGTTGCCTACGTATTCTGCATATTCGAGAAGCTTATCCTGTTCAATAAGTGACTCGAATTCTTCTCTTGATTTAAAGAAGTAGTCCTTTCCATCCACTTCGCCTTCTCTAGGAAGTCTAGTCGTCATGGAAACCGAATATTCATATGCCGTATTTTCCTGGGAAAACAATTCTTTGCGAACCGTTCCTTTCCCAACACCTGATGGACCTGACAAAACGATCAGGAGTCCCTTTTCTCTAATCATGTATTACCCTTCTTCCTGACTATCATCTTTATCTGTAAACCGGGATGCCACTGTTTCAGGCTGAACCGCAACAAGGATCACGTGGTCACTATCCATAATCATAACCGCTCTTGTCCGTCTGCCATACGTAGCATCGATCAGCGTACCGCGTTCGCGGGCATCCTGAATCAGCCTTTTAACCGGAGCAGATTCCGGACTGATAATGGTGATGATGCGATTTGCTGATACGATGTTTCCAAACCCGATATTAATTAGTTTAATTGACATCCATGACACCCCTCTGCCTTCATCCAAAGTTATTCGATATTTTGTACCTGTTCACGGATTTTCTCAAGAGTTGATTTCATTTCTATCACTGCAGAAGCAATGGTTTCATCATTCGCTTTTGATCCGATCGTATTGATTTCACGGTTCATTTCCTGGGTCAGAAAATCCAGCCGCCTGCCAATCGGTTCATTCTTTTCAAGCGCCTGCTCAAACTGTGATAGATGACTGATCAGTC
The nucleotide sequence above comes from Jeotgalibacillus aurantiacus. Encoded proteins:
- the coaBC gene encoding bifunctional phosphopantothenoylcysteine decarboxylase/phosphopantothenate--cysteine ligase CoaBC, translated to MNSKNILLCVTGGIAVYKAVALTSKLSQAGFNVKVIMTDSAMEFVTPLTFQAMSRNDVFYDTFDEKDSSKIAHIDLADWADLVLVAPATANVLGKLANGIADDMVTTTLLATTAEVWAAPAMNVHMYDHPAVKKNIQTLHEMGVRFIEPSEGFLACGYVGKGRLEEPEKITDLVISHFSKSQSRPLAGKKVVITAGPTREQLDPVRFFTNHSSGKMGYAIAAKAAEAGADVTLVSGPVNLTAPAGVTVVNVITAQEMYEEVVSRFDDSDIVIKSAAVADYRPVFTSDRKMKKQDGTLTVEFERTKDILKTLGERKKDQILIGFAAETDNLEEYAKKKLTVKNADLIVGNDITAEGAGFGTETNIVTIFHRNGEMQPLPLQSKSDVADALIAEITRLIKEHQE
- the rpoZ gene encoding DNA-directed RNA polymerase subunit omega, which translates into the protein MLYPSSDALRKNIDSKYSLVSVAAKRARNMQEKGDQGTLDSYHSVKFVGQALEEIAAGHLVMKTPQEGIEYEDEK
- the gmk gene encoding guanylate kinase, with amino-acid sequence MREKGLLIVLSGPSGVGKGTVRKELFSQENTAYEYSVSMTTRLPREGEVDGKDYFFKSREEFESLIEQDKLLEYAEYVGNYYGTPVDYVRETINNGKDVFLEIEVEGAKQIRDKFPEGLFIFLAPPSLSELQNRLVTRGTETDDVIQNRVAAAKRELEMMNLYDYVVENDKVELACERINAIVMAEHLKRERVEARYKKMLEVE
- the remA gene encoding extracellular matrix/biofilm regulator RemA encodes the protein MSIKLINIGFGNIVSANRIITIISPESAPVKRLIQDARERGTLIDATYGRRTRAVMIMDSDHVILVAVQPETVASRFTDKDDSQEEG